In a genomic window of Oceaniferula flava:
- a CDS encoding ABC transporter permease: MSVITLISLAGVAIGVMVLVVVLSVFGGFEKLVKERVLSYTPHITIERVLPWADPEEEPDHNIEAEWRRVEQSMTSLKGVESAYALVNDFILLDRDGAVAPASMQAIDTMNESQMKSLQDLIKPGNGHADMGLGETAVVSSLTAEKFGINVGDTIQIHTNRNLQQLQPVLDRIGSAPAYTTYAEQINAILADMKSMVTTEDERETVPITALEDLYYNRLVILRDSNLRSGESEIIESVREQLTNFKERTTEHPDASGVFVFEKGAMAKAIELFESLKAVDTKEEDITDVKQMKTIVLPKDLRVIGIYQATRHAYSPDVFVPLPTGQDLAGLGDGVRGIALRLDDPYHAARVLNETILKNMPTDGAWQARTWMEDHQQQFSLIKTQRQLLTFSLSFIMMVSAFSIMAVMFTVTIQKKREIGVMKALGAAPAQLVRVFLYQGIIIGLFGGLLGLGFGYLVIVNRQSILNVFASWGFDPFPSDFNGFDGLPAIIRAEEFLGVFIFAFVMCVVATLVPAIVASRSDAAKSLRNM; encoded by the coding sequence GTGTCTGTGATCACCCTGATCTCACTGGCCGGGGTCGCCATCGGTGTGATGGTGCTGGTGGTCGTGCTCTCGGTCTTCGGTGGCTTTGAAAAATTGGTCAAGGAGCGGGTGCTCAGCTACACGCCGCACATCACCATCGAGCGCGTGCTGCCGTGGGCAGACCCCGAAGAGGAGCCGGATCATAATATCGAGGCGGAATGGCGACGCGTGGAGCAATCGATGACCTCCCTCAAGGGCGTCGAGAGCGCCTACGCCCTAGTGAACGATTTCATCCTGCTCGACCGCGACGGCGCGGTGGCTCCAGCATCGATGCAAGCGATCGATACCATGAACGAGTCCCAGATGAAGTCGCTCCAGGACCTGATCAAACCGGGCAATGGCCATGCAGACATGGGCTTGGGTGAGACCGCCGTAGTTTCCTCCCTGACCGCAGAAAAGTTTGGCATCAACGTTGGCGACACCATCCAGATCCACACCAATCGCAACCTGCAGCAGCTCCAGCCGGTGCTCGATCGCATTGGCTCGGCCCCCGCCTACACCACCTACGCCGAGCAGATTAATGCCATCCTCGCGGACATGAAATCCATGGTCACCACCGAGGACGAGCGCGAAACTGTGCCGATCACCGCACTTGAGGACCTCTATTATAATCGTCTGGTCATCCTGCGCGATAGCAACCTGCGTAGCGGCGAGAGCGAGATCATTGAATCTGTCCGCGAGCAGCTCACCAACTTCAAGGAACGCACCACCGAGCACCCGGATGCCAGCGGTGTGTTTGTTTTTGAAAAAGGAGCCATGGCCAAAGCCATCGAGCTTTTTGAGTCGCTCAAAGCCGTCGACACCAAGGAGGAAGACATCACCGATGTGAAGCAGATGAAGACCATCGTGCTGCCTAAAGACCTGAGAGTCATCGGCATCTATCAGGCGACACGCCACGCTTACAGCCCGGACGTCTTTGTCCCCCTCCCCACCGGTCAGGACTTGGCAGGTTTAGGCGACGGAGTGCGTGGCATCGCGCTGCGACTGGACGACCCCTACCACGCCGCGCGTGTGCTCAACGAGACCATCCTGAAAAACATGCCCACCGATGGCGCCTGGCAGGCCCGCACCTGGATGGAAGATCACCAGCAGCAGTTCTCCCTGATCAAAACCCAGCGCCAGCTCCTTACCTTCTCGCTATCTTTCATCATGATGGTTTCCGCCTTTTCCATCATGGCCGTGATGTTCACCGTCACCATTCAGAAGAAACGTGAAATCGGTGTGATGAAGGCCCTCGGTGCCGCCCCCGCCCAGCTGGTGCGGGTCTTCCTTTACCAGGGAATTATCATCGGTCTCTTCGGCGGACTGCTGGGACTGGGCTTCGGCTACCTGGTCATCGTCAACCGTCAGTCCATCCTCAACGTCTTCGCCTCCTGGGGTTTTGACCCCTTCCCCTCTGATTTCAATGGCTTCGATGGCCTGCCGGCGATCATCCGCGCTGAGGAGTTTCTCGGTGTCTTCATCTTCGCCTTTGTCATGTGCGTGGTCGCCACCCTGGTGCCAGCGATCGTCGCTTCCCGCAGCGATGCCGCGAAATCGCTGAGAAATATGTAG
- a CDS encoding ribonuclease H-like domain-containing protein: MRDIVYFDLETQRSFGDVGGAKNKDKMGISVGVAYSTRTGQYHIFGENQTDELVDMLIRADLVVGYNHIYFDYPVLQGYTILDLPNQTINLDMLLEVEKLLGHRLKLDAIASASLGMGKSADGLDALRWWQEYKKTGNTEPMMKIAEYCCYDVKVTKEVHEFGIKNGFLKYNDRNGNPTQVDVDWT, translated from the coding sequence ATGCGCGACATCGTCTATTTTGACTTGGAGACCCAACGCAGCTTCGGCGACGTCGGAGGTGCCAAAAATAAGGATAAAATGGGGATCTCCGTGGGTGTCGCCTACTCCACCCGCACCGGCCAATACCACATCTTCGGCGAGAACCAGACGGACGAACTTGTCGATATGCTCATCCGCGCGGACCTCGTGGTCGGCTACAATCACATCTACTTCGATTACCCCGTCCTCCAGGGCTACACCATCCTCGATCTGCCGAACCAGACGATCAATCTGGATATGCTCCTTGAGGTGGAGAAGCTGCTCGGCCACCGCCTCAAGCTGGACGCCATCGCCTCCGCCTCACTCGGCATGGGTAAATCCGCCGATGGCTTGGACGCCCTGCGCTGGTGGCAGGAATACAAAAAAACCGGCAACACCGAGCCGATGATGAAAATCGCCGAGTATTGCTGCTACGATGTCAAGGTCACCAAGGAGGTTCACGAGTTCGGCATCAAAAATGGTTTTCTGAAATACAACGACCGCAACGGCAACCCCACCCAAGTGGATGTCGACTGGACCTAA
- a CDS encoding ComEC/Rec2 family competence protein — protein sequence MASHRSIFRVFSRCPLWSLVLGVLAGVLLADQWGLTWWLPLASAACLISLAVRKTTPVLMLTGLALAYGLHGWTIENQQKWLTALDPTYHSLHLKIEGVVVDAGPRGMGPYLIKVTETPPELQLPNRVRVQLSNDVPFSQRPDPPLQYGDVIQVAGKLTPVPKLRNPYGFDSRTWLHRQGTNLIMHPSQAPELLGVSWPRVPVRTMSRWNTVLREKMTAGLAADSQEAQLIRAVVLGERPPKPSAMLEDFRNSGTLHVFAVSGLHVGMVGTIIGLVLWFLRVPRWALITFTILGMAMYAGVTGLRPPSVRAVLMATVFLSGFLIQRRPTLINSLAASAVVVLLWDGHQLFTPGFQLSYGVLLALAMLAGIWARVLRPMGEIDPFMPHLLLSPWQERILNGRKWLKNSLSISLAAWMGSAPLMWLHFGIVTPIAVIAGIPLMLMVFFILALAMLGLAAGVLWQPAAVTINHANAAIAKATYSTARVFAELPGSHWLRPTDTESGNRIIVFDIPQGGGASIIDLGGGILLDCGRQDHLYRHVLPTLNALRVSPDSLIISHAEAGHSGGMSHCLSNFHPKQALIPRTDLRSPSYREFLTQAEAEHCRLVIPRLGQKFQIEPGAYLETLHAPAELDGYGLADDTGLVLRLHWHGWRILFTGDAGYTTERRMLDSGMDLSADVIVMGRNSGDFTGSYEFYQAVSPQAIVTTNYHFPSQERVTQSWLKTVEKLNITVFDQQQSGAVTMTLDIGSLTLKPMLPESQPLTLRR from the coding sequence GTGGCATCTCACCGTTCCATCTTTCGCGTTTTCTCACGCTGCCCGCTATGGTCTCTGGTGCTGGGAGTGCTAGCCGGTGTGCTGCTGGCCGATCAATGGGGACTGACATGGTGGCTCCCACTGGCTTCGGCTGCTTGCTTGATCAGCTTAGCCGTCAGAAAAACCACGCCCGTCTTGATGCTGACGGGCCTCGCGCTCGCTTACGGTCTGCATGGATGGACCATTGAGAATCAACAGAAGTGGCTGACAGCGCTCGATCCTACCTATCATAGCCTTCATCTGAAAATCGAAGGCGTCGTGGTCGATGCCGGCCCACGCGGTATGGGGCCTTACCTGATCAAGGTCACCGAAACGCCACCTGAACTCCAGCTGCCCAACAGAGTGCGGGTTCAGCTTTCCAATGACGTCCCCTTTTCACAGCGACCAGATCCACCGCTGCAGTATGGCGATGTGATTCAAGTGGCGGGGAAATTGACACCCGTTCCGAAATTGCGGAACCCATATGGCTTTGACTCCCGCACCTGGCTGCACCGTCAGGGAACCAATCTCATCATGCATCCCAGCCAGGCGCCCGAGCTGCTTGGCGTCAGCTGGCCGAGGGTTCCGGTTCGCACCATGTCGCGCTGGAATACGGTGCTGCGTGAAAAGATGACGGCCGGTCTTGCCGCTGATTCTCAAGAAGCCCAGCTCATTCGCGCGGTGGTGTTAGGGGAACGACCTCCCAAACCTTCTGCGATGTTAGAAGACTTCCGTAACAGCGGCACTTTGCATGTTTTTGCCGTGAGTGGGCTGCACGTGGGTATGGTGGGCACCATCATTGGTCTGGTATTGTGGTTCCTGCGGGTGCCTCGCTGGGCTTTGATCACCTTTACCATCCTGGGCATGGCGATGTATGCGGGAGTGACCGGGCTGCGACCACCATCCGTGCGCGCCGTTCTGATGGCCACGGTGTTTCTCTCAGGTTTCCTGATCCAGAGGAGGCCCACCTTAATCAACAGCCTGGCCGCCAGCGCGGTGGTGGTTTTACTCTGGGACGGGCATCAGCTTTTCACCCCGGGTTTCCAGCTTTCCTATGGCGTCCTGTTAGCTCTCGCCATGCTCGCGGGAATCTGGGCAAGGGTGCTGAGACCCATGGGGGAGATCGATCCCTTCATGCCGCACCTCCTACTCAGCCCATGGCAGGAACGTATTTTGAACGGGCGAAAGTGGTTGAAAAACTCACTGTCCATCTCGCTGGCCGCTTGGATGGGATCGGCGCCGCTGATGTGGCTGCATTTTGGCATCGTCACCCCGATTGCGGTGATCGCCGGCATTCCTTTGATGCTCATGGTTTTCTTCATTCTCGCGCTGGCTATGCTGGGACTGGCTGCAGGAGTACTCTGGCAACCGGCAGCGGTTACCATCAACCATGCCAACGCGGCCATCGCCAAGGCCACCTATTCCACCGCCCGCGTCTTCGCCGAACTACCGGGCAGCCACTGGTTGCGCCCCACCGACACGGAATCGGGCAATCGCATCATCGTCTTCGACATCCCCCAAGGTGGCGGAGCGAGCATCATTGATCTCGGTGGTGGGATATTGTTAGACTGCGGTAGGCAGGATCATCTGTATCGGCATGTGCTGCCCACCTTGAATGCCTTGAGGGTTTCCCCGGACTCATTGATCATCAGCCATGCAGAGGCCGGGCATAGCGGCGGCATGAGCCACTGCCTGAGCAACTTCCATCCCAAGCAGGCCCTGATCCCACGCACCGATCTCCGCAGCCCGAGCTATCGCGAATTTCTCACACAGGCCGAAGCCGAGCACTGCCGCTTAGTGATCCCCCGTCTCGGACAAAAGTTCCAAATCGAGCCTGGCGCTTATTTGGAAACATTACACGCACCGGCGGAGTTGGACGGCTACGGACTGGCCGACGACACCGGCCTGGTCCTACGTCTCCACTGGCATGGGTGGCGGATTCTTTTCACCGGCGATGCCGGCTACACCACTGAGCGCCGTATGCTGGACTCCGGCATGGACCTCAGCGCCGATGTCATCGTCATGGGCCGCAATTCCGGCGATTTCACCGGCAGCTACGAGTTCTACCAAGCGGTGTCACCGCAGGCAATCGTAACCACCAACTACCACTTTCCGAGCCAAGAGCGAGTCACCCAGAGCTGGCTTAAAACGGTGGAAAAACTCAACATCACCGTCTTTGATCAGCAACAAAGCGGGGCGGTCACAATGACTCTGGACATCGGTAGCCTGACGCTCAAGCCGATGCTGCCGGAAAGCCAGCCCCTGACGCTGCGGCGGTAA
- a CDS encoding tetratricopeptide repeat protein: MIRLTAIFSALALAFVSAHESPEHTIEHLDAALKQQRTAPKLYQRAMAYRSLGHLEKSRADLVEAVKMAPKNLLFHLELGNLELAARNSAGALEAATHAMPLAQNAEQKSRVHMLRAEAYYLGKQYKPSLQACQLAFRAVPEGEIEWFLLRSENQRALGQHRERIAGLAAGIKRHPSAVLQSHWVDAQIDAGQFDAALKIIDAEISDRRWTSGWLVKRARALYGLKQNAAAETALYAALEEIQERLNPEQPDPFLLADQGIAHALLGNRAGAKNNLQKLHQYHAPPWLTSRLAALLK, encoded by the coding sequence ATGATTCGCCTCACCGCCATCTTCTCCGCCTTGGCTCTGGCATTTGTCAGCGCCCACGAGAGCCCGGAGCACACTATCGAGCACCTCGATGCCGCGCTGAAGCAGCAACGGACCGCACCGAAGCTCTACCAGCGTGCCATGGCCTACCGCTCGCTGGGACATCTGGAGAAATCGAGAGCGGACTTGGTGGAGGCCGTCAAAATGGCTCCCAAAAACCTCCTGTTCCATCTCGAACTCGGCAACCTTGAACTCGCTGCGCGCAACTCCGCCGGTGCACTGGAAGCCGCCACCCACGCGATGCCCCTAGCGCAGAATGCCGAGCAAAAATCCCGCGTCCATATGCTCCGCGCCGAGGCCTACTATCTCGGCAAACAATACAAACCCTCCCTACAAGCCTGCCAACTCGCATTCCGCGCCGTACCGGAAGGTGAAATCGAATGGTTCCTGCTGCGCTCTGAAAACCAGCGCGCACTCGGCCAGCACCGCGAACGCATTGCCGGACTCGCCGCCGGCATCAAACGCCACCCAAGCGCCGTGCTGCAGTCACACTGGGTGGACGCCCAGATCGATGCCGGCCAGTTCGATGCCGCCCTGAAAATCATCGATGCCGAAATCTCCGACCGCCGCTGGACTTCCGGCTGGCTCGTCAAACGCGCCCGTGCACTCTACGGCTTGAAACAAAATGCCGCCGCCGAGACCGCCCTCTATGCCGCACTCGAGGAGATCCAAGAACGCCTCAACCCCGAGCAGCCGGATCCGTTTTTGCTCGCCGATCAAGGCATCGCCCACGCCCTGCTAGGCAATCGTGCGGGAGCTAAAAATAACCTCCAGAAGCTCCATCAGTATCACGCACCGCCATGGTTGACGTCTCGGCTGGCAGCTCTGCTGAAGTAA
- a CDS encoding purple acid phosphatase family protein, with the protein MLHRLCKNYLLLLCFISSLACTSAQAAVTRSPYLQLATPTSIHIVWRSNREVVPSVRYGKAKDQLDQVCQGQQILTRRTKKHAAPGTPPLSTAPHGTYQFEAAITGLEPDTLYYYAVYHGDKRITPDDGSYYFRTHPVAGKERELYFWAVGDSGTGKPIQQKVHQAMIEYNRKHQRSLDMYVHVGDMAYTRGKDDEFQNKFFNMYKTTLRNTVCWAAMGNHEGHTSNGATGVGPFYDAYVNPTKGEAGGAPSGKESYYSYDYARTHFIVLNSHDLDRRPTASMAQWLREDLARVSPKKTDWIIAFWHHPPYTKGSHDSDTEHQLIEMRQHIMPILESAGVDLVLTGHSHIYERSMLIDGAYETPTVAENKVLDDGDGDITGDGAYQKSPGLKPNQGTVQVVTGHGGTTLRRKGFSPVMKRSLVIHGSTLFTITGKKLKAIMLDSEGRILDRFFIDKTKEVTPKRIAKPWKPGPPTAGKHLIPRNATWHYLAGATPPENWTSADFDISSWKLGKAGFGYGDEDDSTVLDMQHKFRSLYIRRSIKLDQPNDAHKLWLSISYDDAFILYLNGKEALRRGVGKGQGAKAKKIVSHEANGGFELIDLSPYAGLLREGNNVIAIEGHNISLKSSDFTLHPALILKTK; encoded by the coding sequence ATGCTTCATCGTCTCTGCAAGAACTACCTTCTCCTACTCTGCTTCATCTCAAGCTTAGCCTGCACCAGTGCTCAGGCAGCGGTGACACGATCTCCCTATCTCCAGCTCGCCACCCCCACATCGATCCACATCGTCTGGCGCAGCAACCGCGAAGTCGTCCCCAGTGTTCGCTACGGTAAGGCCAAGGATCAGCTGGACCAAGTCTGCCAAGGTCAGCAGATCCTGACGAGACGGACCAAAAAGCACGCCGCACCCGGGACGCCGCCGCTGTCGACCGCGCCCCACGGCACCTACCAGTTCGAGGCCGCCATCACCGGGTTAGAGCCTGATACCCTCTACTACTACGCCGTTTACCACGGTGACAAACGCATCACCCCGGACGACGGCAGCTACTACTTCCGCACCCATCCGGTGGCAGGAAAGGAACGTGAGCTCTATTTCTGGGCCGTCGGCGACTCCGGCACCGGCAAGCCGATCCAACAGAAAGTCCACCAGGCGATGATTGAATACAATCGCAAGCACCAGCGGTCCTTGGACATGTATGTGCACGTCGGCGATATGGCCTACACCCGCGGCAAGGATGATGAGTTTCAGAACAAGTTTTTCAACATGTATAAAACCACCCTGCGCAACACCGTCTGTTGGGCTGCGATGGGAAATCACGAAGGTCACACGTCAAACGGAGCCACAGGCGTCGGCCCGTTTTATGACGCCTACGTCAACCCCACCAAGGGAGAAGCCGGGGGCGCACCGTCCGGTAAGGAATCCTACTATTCCTACGACTACGCCCGCACCCATTTCATCGTGTTGAACTCCCATGACCTCGATCGCCGCCCGACCGCGTCCATGGCCCAGTGGCTGCGCGAAGATCTCGCCCGGGTCTCCCCTAAGAAGACCGACTGGATCATCGCCTTCTGGCACCACCCACCCTACACCAAAGGATCGCACGATAGTGACACGGAGCACCAACTCATCGAGATGCGCCAGCACATCATGCCGATCCTGGAGTCCGCGGGTGTCGATCTTGTGCTCACCGGACACTCGCACATTTACGAGCGCTCGATGCTGATCGACGGCGCTTACGAGACGCCAACGGTCGCGGAAAACAAGGTTCTCGACGATGGTGATGGCGACATTACCGGCGATGGGGCCTATCAGAAGAGCCCCGGCCTCAAGCCGAATCAAGGCACCGTCCAGGTAGTCACCGGCCACGGTGGCACGACGCTTCGCCGCAAAGGCTTCTCACCTGTCATGAAGCGCAGCCTGGTGATCCACGGCTCCACCCTTTTCACGATCACCGGAAAGAAACTGAAGGCGATCATGCTCGATAGCGAGGGTCGGATCCTCGATCGCTTTTTCATCGATAAAACCAAAGAGGTCACGCCCAAGCGCATCGCCAAACCATGGAAACCCGGCCCGCCGACCGCTGGCAAGCACCTCATCCCGCGCAACGCCACCTGGCACTACCTCGCCGGAGCCACTCCACCGGAAAATTGGACCTCGGCCGATTTCGATATCTCCTCATGGAAACTTGGCAAAGCCGGCTTCGGCTACGGCGATGAGGATGACAGCACCGTGCTCGATATGCAGCATAAGTTCCGCAGCCTATACATCCGCCGGTCCATCAAGCTCGACCAGCCCAACGATGCCCACAAGCTCTGGCTCAGCATCAGCTACGATGACGCCTTCATCCTCTACCTCAATGGCAAGGAAGCACTGCGCCGCGGCGTGGGCAAAGGCCAGGGAGCCAAGGCGAAGAAGATTGTTTCGCATGAGGCCAATGGCGGTTTCGAGCTGATCGATCTCTCCCCTTACGCCGGCCTGCTGCGCGAGGGCAACAACGTCATCGCCATCGAAGGGCATAACATTTCCCTGAAAAGCAGCGACTTCACCCTGCACCCAGCTTTGATTCTCAAAACCAAGTAG
- a CDS encoding flotillin family protein, with protein MNSINLLALAGPEWIWAIVIPVAIILAGLFVLILLFYRKVEKGTALVVTGLPKTKVIFNGGTVIPLFNRAELMDISVKRIEVDRTGKNGLICKDNMRADIKVAFFVRVNNIEDDVLRVAESIGCDRASSEPEIRALFDAKFSEALKTVGKKFDFIQLYEERDTFRDEMLKIIGTDLNGFVLDDAAIDYLEQTPLESLDPDNILDSEGMKKIHHLTAEQAKLSNDILRDKQKVIKQQDVEAREAILELERQLAETEAKQQREVETVQARESAETLQVQEEQRQKAEQARIAAEEEILISEENKQRQVLVAQRNKERTDAVEIERVKRDQQLESIERQRITELKDIEKEKALEVQRKEIQDVIKERVAVEKTVVIEQQKILDTEAFAGADRDKQVKVTLAEASAQEVLIEQIKRAEAQKEAAQLKADQELYERVKAAEADKQAAELHAEEVVVAAEAEQAAAEKQASAKKMLAEATAKETAAPGLGEAEVMVAKADATEKQGSAEAKVNQLKFEAEATGIEQKAAAMKLFEEAGQDHEEFKLELEKEKAVELAEIDVQRQIAEQQAVVVGEALKSANIDIVGGETEFFDRITKAITTGKVVDRTVNNSRVLDDVKETFFNGDPEYYKEQIASWIDQYGIETEDIKNLSVGALLGNLITKANGEDRSKLLSFLNAADRFNLKETPAKNLLG; from the coding sequence ATGAACAGCATAAACCTACTAGCATTAGCTGGACCTGAATGGATCTGGGCGATCGTCATCCCCGTCGCCATCATCCTCGCAGGCCTTTTCGTCCTCATTCTCTTGTTCTACCGCAAGGTGGAAAAGGGCACCGCCCTCGTAGTCACCGGCCTGCCCAAGACCAAGGTGATTTTCAACGGCGGCACCGTCATCCCCCTGTTCAACCGCGCCGAGCTGATGGACATCTCCGTCAAACGTATCGAGGTGGACCGAACCGGCAAAAATGGCCTGATCTGCAAGGACAACATGCGCGCCGATATCAAGGTGGCCTTCTTTGTCCGGGTCAACAATATCGAGGACGATGTGCTCCGCGTCGCCGAGTCCATCGGTTGCGACCGCGCGTCATCCGAGCCGGAAATCCGCGCTCTCTTCGATGCCAAGTTCTCGGAAGCGTTGAAGACCGTCGGTAAGAAATTCGACTTCATCCAGCTCTACGAGGAACGCGATACATTCCGCGATGAAATGCTCAAAATCATCGGCACCGACCTGAATGGTTTCGTCCTCGACGATGCCGCCATTGATTACCTCGAACAAACTCCTCTCGAGTCGCTCGACCCCGATAACATCCTCGACTCCGAGGGGATGAAAAAAATCCACCACTTGACCGCCGAGCAGGCGAAACTGTCTAACGATATTCTGCGCGACAAACAAAAGGTCATCAAACAACAGGACGTGGAAGCCCGCGAGGCCATCCTCGAACTCGAACGCCAACTCGCCGAGACCGAGGCGAAACAGCAGCGTGAAGTCGAAACCGTCCAGGCCCGAGAGTCCGCTGAAACCCTCCAAGTCCAGGAAGAACAACGCCAGAAGGCCGAGCAAGCACGCATCGCCGCCGAGGAGGAAATCCTCATCTCCGAGGAAAACAAACAACGCCAGGTGCTCGTCGCCCAGCGTAACAAGGAGCGCACCGATGCCGTGGAAATTGAACGCGTCAAACGCGATCAGCAACTCGAGTCGATCGAACGCCAGCGCATCACCGAGCTGAAAGACATCGAGAAGGAAAAAGCCCTCGAGGTGCAGCGCAAGGAAATCCAGGACGTGATCAAAGAACGCGTCGCCGTGGAAAAAACGGTGGTCATCGAGCAGCAAAAGATCCTCGATACCGAAGCCTTCGCCGGCGCCGATCGAGACAAGCAGGTCAAAGTCACCCTCGCCGAAGCCTCCGCTCAAGAGGTCCTCATCGAGCAAATCAAACGTGCCGAGGCCCAGAAGGAAGCCGCTCAACTCAAGGCCGACCAGGAACTCTACGAACGTGTCAAAGCCGCCGAGGCCGACAAACAAGCCGCCGAACTCCACGCCGAGGAGGTGGTGGTCGCCGCCGAAGCCGAGCAAGCCGCTGCCGAGAAACAGGCCAGCGCCAAGAAAATGCTCGCCGAAGCCACCGCCAAGGAAACCGCCGCACCGGGACTGGGTGAAGCCGAGGTCATGGTTGCCAAGGCTGACGCCACCGAGAAGCAAGGCTCTGCCGAAGCGAAGGTGAACCAGCTGAAGTTCGAGGCCGAAGCCACTGGCATCGAGCAGAAAGCCGCCGCCATGAAACTCTTCGAGGAAGCCGGCCAGGATCACGAGGAGTTCAAACTCGAACTCGAGAAGGAAAAAGCCGTCGAACTCGCCGAGATCGACGTGCAACGCCAGATCGCCGAGCAGCAAGCAGTGGTGGTTGGAGAAGCCCTCAAGTCCGCCAACATCGACATCGTCGGTGGCGAGACCGAGTTCTTCGATCGCATCACCAAGGCCATCACCACCGGCAAAGTGGTCGACCGCACGGTCAACAACTCCCGCGTGTTAGACGATGTGAAGGAAACCTTCTTCAACGGCGACCCGGAATACTACAAAGAGCAAATCGCCTCATGGATCGATCAATACGGCATCGAAACCGAGGACATCAAGAACCTCAGCGTAGGAGCCCTGCTAGGCAACCTGATCACCAAAGCCAACGGCGAAGACCGCAGCAAACTCCTAAGTTTCCTCAACGCCGCCGACCGCTTCAACCTCAAAGAAACCCCCGCCAAAAACCTCCTGGGCTAG